A single Capricornis sumatraensis isolate serow.1 chromosome 20, serow.2, whole genome shotgun sequence DNA region contains:
- the PLEKHF1 gene encoding pleckstrin homology domain-containing family F member 1 produces MVDYLANTEINSQRIAAVESCFGASGQPLALPGRVLLGEGVLTKECRKKAKPRIFFLFNDILVYGSIVLNKRKYRSQHIIPLEEVTLETLPETLQAKNRWMIKTAKKSFVVSAASATERQEWISHIEECVRRQLLATGLQPSTEHAAPWIPDKATDICMRCTQTRFSALTRRHHCRKCGFVVCAECSRERFLLPRLSPKPLRVCSLCFRELAAQKRKEDVEEQGLGSPGPSAYLAGAVCGASSGDDDDSDEDREGSGDGDWPSHVEFYASGVSWSSFHS; encoded by the coding sequence ATGGTGGACTACCTGGCAAACACGGAGATCAACAGCCAGCGCATCGCGGCTGTCGAGAGCTGCTTCGGGGCATCGGGGCAGCCACTGGCCCTGCCCGGCCGAGTGCTGCTGGGTGAGGGCGTGCTGACCAAGGAGTGCCGCAAGAAGGCCAAACCGCGcatcttcttcctcttcaacGACATCCTGGTGTACGGCAGCATCGTGCTGAACAAGCGCAAGTACCGCAGCCAGCACATCATTCcgctggaggaggtgacattggaGACGCTGCCGGAGACTCTGCAGGCCAAGAACCGCTGGATGATCAAGACGGCCAAGAAGTCCTTCGTGGTGTCAGCCGCCTCCGCCACGGAACGCCAGGAGTGGATCAGCCACATTGAGGAGTGCGTGCGGCGGCAGCTGCTGGCCACGGGCCTGCAGCCCAGCACGGAGCACGCGGCGCCCTGGATCCCCGACAAGGCCACGGATATCTGCATGCGCTGCACGCAGACGCGCTTCTCGGCGCTCACGCGGCGGCACCACTGCCGCAAATGCGGCTTCGTGGTCTGCGCCGAGTGCTCCCGCGAGCGCTTCCTCCTGCCGCGCCTCTCGCCCAAGCCCCTGCGCGTCTGCAGCCTCTGCTTCCGCGAGCTGGCCGCCCAGAAGCGGAAGGAGGACGTGGAGGAGCAGGGCCTCGGGTCCCCCGGGCCGTCGGCCTACCTGGCGGGGGCCGTCTGCGGGGCGTCCAGTGGAGACGACGATGACTCAGACGAGGACAGGGAGGGCAGTGGAGATGGGGACTGGCCCAGCCACGTGGAGTTCTACGCCTCGGGCGTGTCCTGGTCATCCTTCCACAGCTGA